A single genomic interval of Vicia villosa cultivar HV-30 ecotype Madison, WI unplaced genomic scaffold, Vvil1.0 ctg.000605F_1_1, whole genome shotgun sequence harbors:
- the LOC131629773 gene encoding auxilin-related protein 2-like isoform X2 — MNDFDGLLGTDFKLKQQSAPMSSQGSLHFTKTSRSSRSPNQDSALFSDLFNVDSISRTSSSGFASHSVNSPVFDDNRLSHRDGRTTAFDDLLGRFGKTVKNENGADDFDDPISGFGNSKLSSRQRPTPDTGSSSESTFSASKTAFNTTEDPFKIFESASAPTGSSSGHFTDPLEEISKFTSSRSTKTDSSSKFNGGVYDDTNLFDGLRNSVPAFSSERTCRNGTSSPMPSSNTSSSWTRDKESFEKLHVRSPDRQTHNKIPVEHDQEIYQTPYDMPTYSSDLNKPVVGQRSTSPFYVNDVFRHVNSQVDMSPKYEEKYVSDDDIWLTVSEVPLSTQPTSAPPPSRPPPPRPVHIPKSETCSPAFANVRKNNGFSSFSNSTQFSQDPKYAPATAKLSSASQFDKLKDFAMGTSHDDDNERENGDPDEELEMNSTATSMKEAMERAESKFRHAKEVRGRENTKPARSKESIHSVKGDRVVPEERGGLDHEQKQKEMEEMEQRRIEREREDKKREQQRLEREREKARQAVERATREARERAAAEARRRAEKAAVEKANAEARVRAERAAVQRVQAEARERAAAEAKERAEKAAAGTKGREARERPAAARTEAETRVKVERAAVERAAAEARERAAAAARMYQQKKENDLESFFSMSGRANSVPRPPRSSSSDSNFDAQFQPDVSRKSTSTSSNIKKASSSNNIVNDLSSIFGASSSAGGFQEVEGESEERRKARFERLQRAQERATIALAEKNQRDLQTRREQAERHRFAETLDFEVKRWAAGKEGNLRALLSTLQYVLWPECGWQAVSLTDLITAATVKKAYRKATLCIHPDKVQQKGATLQQKYIAEKVFDLLKEAWNKFNSEELF; from the exons ATGAACGATTTCGACGGTTTATTAGGTACTGATTTCAAATTGAAACAACAATCGGCGCCAATGTCATCCCAAGGATCTTTACATTTCACCAAAACTTCCCGATCCTCTCGCTCTCCCAATCAAGATTCCGCTCTCTTCTCCGATCTCTTCAATGTCGATTCCATCTCTCGAACCTCCAGCTCCGGTTTCGCTTCACATTCCGTCAACTCCCCTGTTTTCGATGATAACAGGCTCTCACACCGCGACGGAAGGACCACCGCGTTTGACGATCTTCTCGGTAGATTCGGTAAAACCGTCAAGAATGAGAATGGCGCGGATGATTTTGATGATCCGATCTCTGGATTTGGGAACAGTAAGCTCTCCTCCCGTCAAAG GCCCACTCCTGATACtggttcatcatcagaatctaCTTTCAGTGCATCTAAAACAGCCTTCAATACAACAGAAGACcctttcaaaatatttgaatcagCTTCTGCTCCAACTGGTTCATCCTCAGGCCACTTCACAGACCCATTAGAAGAAATTAGTAAATTTACTAGTTCTAGAAGCACAAAAACTGATAGttcatcaaaatttaatggtgGAGTATATGATGATACTAATCTCTTTGATGGACTTAGAAATTCAGTACCTGCATTTTCATCAGAGAGGACCTGCAGGAATGGTACCAGTTCCCCCATGCCGAGTTCAAACACAAGTTCAAGTTGGACCAGAGATAAAGAATCATTTGAAAAATTGCATGTCAGGAGTCCTGATAGACAGACACATAACAAGATTCCTGTTGAACATGATCAGGAGATTTATCAAACTCCATATGACATGCCTACATATTCATCTGATTTGAATAAACCAGTAGTTGGCCAAAGGTCTACTTCCCCTTTTTATGTTAATGATGTTTTTAGACACGTCAATTCTCAGGTAGACATGTCTCCAAAATATGAAGAGAAGTATGTCTCAGATGATGATATATGGCTAACGGTATCAGAGGTTCCTCTTTCCACACAACCAACTTCTGCTCCACCACCTTCAAGACCACCTCCTCCTCGACCAGTTCATATCCCCAAGTCAGAAACATGTTCACCAGCTTTTGCCAATGTCAGGAAAAACAACGGTTTTTCTTCTTTCTCAAATTCCACTCAATTTTCTCAGGATCCTAAATATGCTCCTGCTACAGCCAAGTTATCTTCTGCATCGCAATTTGATAAACTTAAAGATTTTGCCATGGGCACGAGTcacgatgatgataatgaacgtGAAAATGGTGATCCTGATGAAGAGTTAGAGATGAACTCAACTGCTACATCTATGAAGGAGGCTATGGAGAGAGCTGAATCTAAATTTAGGCATGCAAAAGAAGTTAGGGGGAGAGAAAATACAAAACCTGCTCGAAGCAAAGAATCCATACATTCAGTGAAAGGTGACAGAGTTGTGCCAGAGGAGAGAGGCGGGTTAGACCATGAGCAGAAGCAAAAGGAGATGGAGGAAATGGAGCAAAGAAGAATTGAGAGGGAAAGGGAGGACAAAAAAAGAGAGCAACAACGActtgagagagaaagagaaaaagcaaGACAGGCTGTGGAAAGAGCTACTAGAGAAGCACGTGAAAGAGCAGCTGCTGAAGCTCGCCGAAGAGCTGAGAAGGCTGCAGTTGAGAAAGCTAATGCAGAAGCTAGAGTGCGTGCTGAAAGGGCCGCAGTTCAGAGGGTACAAGCTGAGGCCCGTGAAAGGGCTGCTGCTGAAGCAAAGGAAAGGGCAGAAAAGGCTGCTGCAGGGACAAAGGGGAGAGAAGCGCGAGAAAGACCTGCAGCTGCAAGGACTGAAGCTGAAACGCGAGTTAAAGTAGAACGTGCTGCTGTAGAAAGGGCTGCCGCAGAAGCCCGAGAAAGAGCTGCAGCTGCTGCAAGAATGTACCAgcaaaaaaaggaaaatgatcTTGAATCGTTCTTCAGCATGAGCGGACGGGCCAACAGTGTTCCAAGACCTCCTAGATCTAGCTCTTCT GATTCAAATTTCGATGCCCAGTTTCAGCCAGATGTAAGCCGGAAATCTACAAGCACGTCGTCGAACATAAAGAAGGCATCATCATCAAATAATATTGTTAATGATCTTTCCTCAATTTTCGGAG CTTCTTCCTCAGCTGGAGGATTTCAGGAAGTTGAAGGGGAAAGTGAAGAAAGACGAAAAGCCAGGTTTGAACGCCTTCAAAGGGCTCAGGAGCGTGCG ACAATAGCATTGGCTGAGAAGAATCAACGGGACCTACAGACTCGAAGAGAGCAGGCTGAGAGACAC AGGTTTGCGGAAACACTAGATTTTGAAGTTAAACGCTGGGCTGCAGGAAAAGAGGGGAACTTGCGTGCTTTACTCTCCACGCTACAATAT GTATTATGGCCTGAATGTGGTTGGCAAGCAGTTTCTTTGACTGATCTTATTACAGCCGCTACTGTTAAAAAGGCATATCGGAAAGCTACACTGTGCATTCATCCTGATAAAGTGCAGCAGAAGGGTGCCACTCTTCAACAGAAGTATATTGCAGAGAAGGTTTTTGATCTATTAAAG GAGGCATGGAATAAGTTTAACTCAGAGGAGCTTTTTTAA
- the LOC131629773 gene encoding auxilin-related protein 2-like isoform X1, with translation MNDFDGLLGTDFKLKQQSAPMSSQGSLHFTKTSRSSRSPNQDSALFSDLFNVDSISRTSSSGFASHSVNSPVFDDNRLSHRDGRTTAFDDLLGRFGKTVKNENGADDFDDPISGFGNSKLSSRQRPTPDTGSSSESTFSASKTAFNTTEDPFKIFESASAPTGSSSGHFTDPLEEISKFTSSRSTKTDSSSKFNGGVYDDTNLFDGLRNSVPAFSSERTCRNGTSSPMPSSNTSSSWTRDKESFEKLHVRSPDRQTHNKIPVEHDQEIYQTPYDMPTYSSDLNKPVVGQRSTSPFYVNDVFRHVNSQVDMSPKYEEKYVSDDDIWLTVSEVPLSTQPTSAPPPSRPPPPRPVHIPKSETCSPAFANVRKNNGFSSFSNSTQFSQDPKYAPATAKLSSASQFDKLKDFAMGTSHDDDNERENGDPDEELEMNSTATSMKEAMERAESKFRHAKEVRGRENTKPARSKESIHSVKGDRVVPEERGGLDHEQKQKEMEEMEQRRIEREREDKKREQQRLEREREKARQAVERATREARERAAAEARRRAEKAAVEKANAEARVRAERAAVQRVQAEARERAAAEAKERAEKAAAGTKGREARERPAAARTEAETRVKVERAAVERAAAEARERAAAAARMYQQKKENDLESFFSMSGRANSVPRPPRSSSSDSNFDAQFQPDVSRKSTSTSSNIKKASSSNNIVNDLSSIFGASSSAGGFQEVEGESEERRKARFERLQRAQERATIALAEKNQRDLQTRREQAERHRFAETLDFEVKRWAAGKEGNLRALLSTLQYVLWPECGWQAVSLTDLITAATVKKAYRKATLCIHPDKVQQKGATLQQKYIAEKVFDLLKGKLHFAQLIPFGGTTALFQLPPSLPN, from the exons ATGAACGATTTCGACGGTTTATTAGGTACTGATTTCAAATTGAAACAACAATCGGCGCCAATGTCATCCCAAGGATCTTTACATTTCACCAAAACTTCCCGATCCTCTCGCTCTCCCAATCAAGATTCCGCTCTCTTCTCCGATCTCTTCAATGTCGATTCCATCTCTCGAACCTCCAGCTCCGGTTTCGCTTCACATTCCGTCAACTCCCCTGTTTTCGATGATAACAGGCTCTCACACCGCGACGGAAGGACCACCGCGTTTGACGATCTTCTCGGTAGATTCGGTAAAACCGTCAAGAATGAGAATGGCGCGGATGATTTTGATGATCCGATCTCTGGATTTGGGAACAGTAAGCTCTCCTCCCGTCAAAG GCCCACTCCTGATACtggttcatcatcagaatctaCTTTCAGTGCATCTAAAACAGCCTTCAATACAACAGAAGACcctttcaaaatatttgaatcagCTTCTGCTCCAACTGGTTCATCCTCAGGCCACTTCACAGACCCATTAGAAGAAATTAGTAAATTTACTAGTTCTAGAAGCACAAAAACTGATAGttcatcaaaatttaatggtgGAGTATATGATGATACTAATCTCTTTGATGGACTTAGAAATTCAGTACCTGCATTTTCATCAGAGAGGACCTGCAGGAATGGTACCAGTTCCCCCATGCCGAGTTCAAACACAAGTTCAAGTTGGACCAGAGATAAAGAATCATTTGAAAAATTGCATGTCAGGAGTCCTGATAGACAGACACATAACAAGATTCCTGTTGAACATGATCAGGAGATTTATCAAACTCCATATGACATGCCTACATATTCATCTGATTTGAATAAACCAGTAGTTGGCCAAAGGTCTACTTCCCCTTTTTATGTTAATGATGTTTTTAGACACGTCAATTCTCAGGTAGACATGTCTCCAAAATATGAAGAGAAGTATGTCTCAGATGATGATATATGGCTAACGGTATCAGAGGTTCCTCTTTCCACACAACCAACTTCTGCTCCACCACCTTCAAGACCACCTCCTCCTCGACCAGTTCATATCCCCAAGTCAGAAACATGTTCACCAGCTTTTGCCAATGTCAGGAAAAACAACGGTTTTTCTTCTTTCTCAAATTCCACTCAATTTTCTCAGGATCCTAAATATGCTCCTGCTACAGCCAAGTTATCTTCTGCATCGCAATTTGATAAACTTAAAGATTTTGCCATGGGCACGAGTcacgatgatgataatgaacgtGAAAATGGTGATCCTGATGAAGAGTTAGAGATGAACTCAACTGCTACATCTATGAAGGAGGCTATGGAGAGAGCTGAATCTAAATTTAGGCATGCAAAAGAAGTTAGGGGGAGAGAAAATACAAAACCTGCTCGAAGCAAAGAATCCATACATTCAGTGAAAGGTGACAGAGTTGTGCCAGAGGAGAGAGGCGGGTTAGACCATGAGCAGAAGCAAAAGGAGATGGAGGAAATGGAGCAAAGAAGAATTGAGAGGGAAAGGGAGGACAAAAAAAGAGAGCAACAACGActtgagagagaaagagaaaaagcaaGACAGGCTGTGGAAAGAGCTACTAGAGAAGCACGTGAAAGAGCAGCTGCTGAAGCTCGCCGAAGAGCTGAGAAGGCTGCAGTTGAGAAAGCTAATGCAGAAGCTAGAGTGCGTGCTGAAAGGGCCGCAGTTCAGAGGGTACAAGCTGAGGCCCGTGAAAGGGCTGCTGCTGAAGCAAAGGAAAGGGCAGAAAAGGCTGCTGCAGGGACAAAGGGGAGAGAAGCGCGAGAAAGACCTGCAGCTGCAAGGACTGAAGCTGAAACGCGAGTTAAAGTAGAACGTGCTGCTGTAGAAAGGGCTGCCGCAGAAGCCCGAGAAAGAGCTGCAGCTGCTGCAAGAATGTACCAgcaaaaaaaggaaaatgatcTTGAATCGTTCTTCAGCATGAGCGGACGGGCCAACAGTGTTCCAAGACCTCCTAGATCTAGCTCTTCT GATTCAAATTTCGATGCCCAGTTTCAGCCAGATGTAAGCCGGAAATCTACAAGCACGTCGTCGAACATAAAGAAGGCATCATCATCAAATAATATTGTTAATGATCTTTCCTCAATTTTCGGAG CTTCTTCCTCAGCTGGAGGATTTCAGGAAGTTGAAGGGGAAAGTGAAGAAAGACGAAAAGCCAGGTTTGAACGCCTTCAAAGGGCTCAGGAGCGTGCG ACAATAGCATTGGCTGAGAAGAATCAACGGGACCTACAGACTCGAAGAGAGCAGGCTGAGAGACAC AGGTTTGCGGAAACACTAGATTTTGAAGTTAAACGCTGGGCTGCAGGAAAAGAGGGGAACTTGCGTGCTTTACTCTCCACGCTACAATAT GTATTATGGCCTGAATGTGGTTGGCAAGCAGTTTCTTTGACTGATCTTATTACAGCCGCTACTGTTAAAAAGGCATATCGGAAAGCTACACTGTGCATTCATCCTGATAAAGTGCAGCAGAAGGGTGCCACTCTTCAACAGAAGTATATTGCAGAGAAGGTTTTTGATCTATTAAAG GGTAAGTTGCACTTTGCACAACTGATTCCTTTTGGGGGGACAACAGCGCTATTTCAGCTACCTCCATCATTACCTAATTGA
- the LOC131629774 gene encoding amino acid permease 3-like isoform X1 — protein sequence MFKEDLEANPSHSVDGVSSELDPKYFDDDGRPKRTGTIWTTSSHIITAVIGSGVLSLAWAVAQLGWIAGPIAMILFSLVTLYTSSMLAECYRYGDPIYGKRSYTFVDAVRNILGGIQYKVCGTIQYLYLYGSAIGYSIAAPISMMEMKRSRCLHKSGGKDACSFSTNPYMIGFGILEIFVSQIPEFHETWWLSVIAAVMSFVYSIIGVFLVTAQVAANGTVKGTLTGGGAEIVSTTKKVWGIFQAIGNIAFAYSYSQILIEIQDTIRNPPSEVKTMKAATVLSVAVTTSFYILCGCMGYAAFGEQAPGNLLTGFGMYNPSWVIDVANIAVIIHLVGAYQVYVQPVFAFIEKGAAKKWPQTKVEHKIFSGYNLNLFRIVWRTIFVIVTTFVAMLIPFFNDVLGFLGAVGFWPLTVFFPVEMYIVQKQIPKWSSKWIVMEIISLLCFIASAVAALGSIASIANDLKTYKAFSS from the exons ATGTTCAAAGAAGACCTCGAAGCAAACCCGAGCCATTCCGTAGATGGCGTCTCTTCAGAACTTGATCCTAAATACTTCGACGACGACGGCCGTCCTAAAAGAACAG GAACCATTTGGACGACAAGCTCTCATATAATAACAGCCGTGATAGGATCGGGAGTACTATCTTTAGCATGGGCGGTAGCACAATTAGGTTGGATTGCTGGTCCTATCGCGATGATCCTTTTCAGCTTAGTCACTCTGTATACTTCATCAATGCTAGCTGAATGTTATCGTTATGGCGATCCCATTTATGGAAAGAGAAGCTATACGTTTGTCGACGCAGTTCGCAACATTCTTG GCGGGATCCAGTACAAAGTCTGTGGAACAATTCAGTATTTATATCTGTATGGCAGTGCAATAGGATACTCAATTGCAGCTCCCATTAGCATGAT GGAAATGAAAAGATCTAGGTGTCTCCATAAATCAGGAGGAAAAGATGCATGTAGCTTTTCAACGAACCCATACATGATCGGATTTGGAATTTTAGAAATTTTCGTTTCTCAAATTCCAGAGTTTCATGAAACATGGTGGCTCTCAGTAATAGCAGCAGTTATGTCTTTCGTATATTCCATAATCGGCGTCTTTCTCGTAACCGCCCAAGTTGCAG CAAACGGTACCGTCAAGGGTACTCTCACTGGAGGTGGCGCTGAAATTGTGTCAACAACAAAAAAAGTATGGGGAATTTTCCAAGCTATTGGTAACATAGCATTTGCTTATTCCTACTCTCAAATTCTCATTGAAATTCAG GATACCATAAGAAATCCACCATCCGAAGTAAAAACAATGAAGGCGGCGACAGTTTTAAGTGTTGCAGTGACTACATCATTTTATATACTTTGTGGCTGCATGGGCTATGCTGCATTTGGAGAACAAGCACCAGGGAACTTGCTCACTGGATTTGGTATGTACAATCCATCTTGGGTCATCGATGTAGCAAATATCGCCGTAATAATTCACCTTGTTGGAGCATACCAAGTATATGTTCAACCTGTCTTTGCCTTCATAGAGAAAGGGGCAGCAAAAAAATGGCCCCAAACAAAAGTGGAACACAAAATTTTCAGTGGGTACAATTTAAATCTATTTAGAATAGTTTGGAGGACAATATTTGTAATCGTAACTACTTTTGTTGCAATGCTGATTCCTTTCTTTAATGACGTTCTGGGATTTCTTGGAGCAGTGGGGTTTTGGCCTTTAACAGTTTTTTTTCCAGTGGAGATGTATATTGTGCAGAAGCAGATCCCAAAATGGAGTTCTAAATGGATTGTGATGGAAATCATAAGTCTTTTATGCTTTATCGCTTCAGCTGTGGCTGCTCTTGGCTCAATCGCCAGTATTGCGAATGACCTAAAGACTTACAAGGCATTCAGTTCCTGA
- the LOC131629774 gene encoding amino acid permease 3-like isoform X2, producing the protein MILFSLVTLYTSSMLAECYRYGDPIYGKRSYTFVDAVRNILGGIQYKVCGTIQYLYLYGSAIGYSIAAPISMMEMKRSRCLHKSGGKDACSFSTNPYMIGFGILEIFVSQIPEFHETWWLSVIAAVMSFVYSIIGVFLVTAQVAANGTVKGTLTGGGAEIVSTTKKVWGIFQAIGNIAFAYSYSQILIEIQDTIRNPPSEVKTMKAATVLSVAVTTSFYILCGCMGYAAFGEQAPGNLLTGFGMYNPSWVIDVANIAVIIHLVGAYQVYVQPVFAFIEKGAAKKWPQTKVEHKIFSGYNLNLFRIVWRTIFVIVTTFVAMLIPFFNDVLGFLGAVGFWPLTVFFPVEMYIVQKQIPKWSSKWIVMEIISLLCFIASAVAALGSIASIANDLKTYKAFSS; encoded by the exons ATGATCCTTTTCAGCTTAGTCACTCTGTATACTTCATCAATGCTAGCTGAATGTTATCGTTATGGCGATCCCATTTATGGAAAGAGAAGCTATACGTTTGTCGACGCAGTTCGCAACATTCTTG GCGGGATCCAGTACAAAGTCTGTGGAACAATTCAGTATTTATATCTGTATGGCAGTGCAATAGGATACTCAATTGCAGCTCCCATTAGCATGAT GGAAATGAAAAGATCTAGGTGTCTCCATAAATCAGGAGGAAAAGATGCATGTAGCTTTTCAACGAACCCATACATGATCGGATTTGGAATTTTAGAAATTTTCGTTTCTCAAATTCCAGAGTTTCATGAAACATGGTGGCTCTCAGTAATAGCAGCAGTTATGTCTTTCGTATATTCCATAATCGGCGTCTTTCTCGTAACCGCCCAAGTTGCAG CAAACGGTACCGTCAAGGGTACTCTCACTGGAGGTGGCGCTGAAATTGTGTCAACAACAAAAAAAGTATGGGGAATTTTCCAAGCTATTGGTAACATAGCATTTGCTTATTCCTACTCTCAAATTCTCATTGAAATTCAG GATACCATAAGAAATCCACCATCCGAAGTAAAAACAATGAAGGCGGCGACAGTTTTAAGTGTTGCAGTGACTACATCATTTTATATACTTTGTGGCTGCATGGGCTATGCTGCATTTGGAGAACAAGCACCAGGGAACTTGCTCACTGGATTTGGTATGTACAATCCATCTTGGGTCATCGATGTAGCAAATATCGCCGTAATAATTCACCTTGTTGGAGCATACCAAGTATATGTTCAACCTGTCTTTGCCTTCATAGAGAAAGGGGCAGCAAAAAAATGGCCCCAAACAAAAGTGGAACACAAAATTTTCAGTGGGTACAATTTAAATCTATTTAGAATAGTTTGGAGGACAATATTTGTAATCGTAACTACTTTTGTTGCAATGCTGATTCCTTTCTTTAATGACGTTCTGGGATTTCTTGGAGCAGTGGGGTTTTGGCCTTTAACAGTTTTTTTTCCAGTGGAGATGTATATTGTGCAGAAGCAGATCCCAAAATGGAGTTCTAAATGGATTGTGATGGAAATCATAAGTCTTTTATGCTTTATCGCTTCAGCTGTGGCTGCTCTTGGCTCAATCGCCAGTATTGCGAATGACCTAAAGACTTACAAGGCATTCAGTTCCTGA
- the LOC131629775 gene encoding amino acid permease 3-like, with amino-acid sequence METISSQPNSEYLDDDGRPRRTGTIWTTSSHIITAVIGSGVLSLAWAIAQLGWIAGPTVMMLFSFITLYTSSMLTECYRYGDPLFGKRNYTYVDAVQNILGRYHYTVCGLVQYICLCCSATGYTIGAAISMMEIKKTRCLHKSGGKDPCLFSSNPYMIGFGVIQIFTSQIPEFHETWLLSVVAAIMSFAYSIIGCFLAIYQVAVNGTFKGTIIGGSSGNVSTTDKVWGIFQALGNIAFAYSYSQILIEIQDTIKNPPSEVKTMKKATNLSIFVTTAFYMLCGCMGYAAFGEQAPGNLLTGFSLYNPSWVIDLANATIVIHLVGTYQIYAQPVYAFVEKWAAKRWPKTKVNFRVFRGYNLNLFRLVWRTLFVIIATFVAMLIPFFNDVLGFIGAIGFWPLTVYYPVEMYILQKKIPKWSSKWIWLEIINLVCLIVSVLAALGSTASIVVDLKKYRPFVTDY; translated from the exons ATGGAAACTATCTCTTCACAACCTAACTCCGAATACTTGGACGATGATGGCCGTCCTAGAAGAACAG GAACCATTTGGACAACAAGCTCTCATATTATAACAGCTGTGATTGGATCTGGAGTACTGTCTTTAGCATGGGCTATTGCACAATTGGGTTGGATTGCTGGTCCTACTGTCATGATGCTTTTCAGCTTCATCACTCTGTATACTTCATCAATGTTAACTGAATGTTATCGTTATGGTGATCCTCTTTTTGGGAAAAGAAACTATACTTACGTTGATGCAGTTCAAAACATTCTCG gcAGGTACCATTACACAGTTTGTGGATTAGTTCAGTACATATGTCTTTGCTGCAGTGCAACAGGATACACAATTGGAGCTGCCATTAGCATGAT GGAAATAAAAAAGACTAGATGTCTTCATAAATCAGGAGGAAAAGATCCATGTTTGTTTTCAAGCAATCCATACATGATCGGTTTTGGAGTAATTCAAATTTTCACTTCTCAAATTCCAGAGTTTCATGAAACATGGTTGCTCTCAGTAGTAGCAGCAATCATGTCTTTCGCCTATTCCATAATCGGCTGCTTTCTCGCAATCTACCAAGTTGCAG TAAACGGTACATTCAAGGGTACAATAATCGGAGGAAGCAGTGGAAATGTGTCAACAACAGATAAAGTATGGGGAATTTTCCAAGCTCTTGGTAACATAGCCTTTGCTTACTCGTACTCTCAAATTCTCATTGAAATTCAG GACACCATAAAAAATCCACCGTCCGAAGTGAAAACAATGAAGAAGGCGACAAACTTGAGTATTTTTGTGACTACAGCTTTTTACATGCTTTGTGGTTGCATGGGCTATGCTGCATTTGGAGAACAAGCACCAGGGAACTTGCTCACTGGATTTAGTTTGTATAATCCATCTTGGGTCATTGATTTAGCGAATGCCACGATCGTAATTCATCTTGTTGGAACATACCAAATATATGCTCAACCTGTGTATGCCTTTGTGGAGAAATGGGCGGCGAAAAGATGGCCTAAAACAAAAGTGAATTTCAGAGTTTTTCGAGGTTACAATCTAAATCTATTTAGATTAGTTTGGAGAACATTGTTTGTGATCATAGCGACTTTTGTTGCAATGTTGATTCCTTTTTTCAACGATGTTCTGGGATTTATTGGAGCAATAGGGTTTTGGCCGTTAACGGTTTATTATCCGGTGGAGATGTATATCTTGCAGAAGAAGATTCCAAAATGGAGTAGTAAATGGATTTGGTTGGAAATCATAAATCTTGTATGTCTTATTGTATCGGTATTGGCTGCTCTTGGCTCAACTGCTAGCATTGTGGTTGACCTAAAGAAATACAGGCCATTCGTCACAGATTATTGA